One window of the Strix uralensis isolate ZFMK-TIS-50842 chromosome 3, bStrUra1, whole genome shotgun sequence genome contains the following:
- the C3H6orf120 gene encoding UPF0669 protein C6orf120 homolog — protein sequence MAARWRRILVIFVAAQVLFVVNTFEEEEVPEEWILLHVVQGQIGAGNYSYLRLNHEGKIVLQMQSLKGDADLYVSDMTLHPSFDEYELQSVTCGQDVVHVPAHFRRPVGIGIYGHPSHLESEFEMKVYYDRTVVQYPFGEASYNPEEMEANQKYSESAEDESQDKESVFWTILIGILKLILEILF from the coding sequence ATGGCAGCACGCTGGAGAAGAATCCTGGTCATATTTGTGGCAGCTCAAGTACTATTTGTGGTAAATACCTTTGAGGAAGAGGAGGTACCCGAAGAATGGATTCTTCTTCATGTtgttcaaggtcagattggaGCAGGAAACTACAGCTATTTGAGACTAAATCACGAGGGAAAGATAGTACTTCAGATGCAGAGTTTAAAAGGTGATGCGGACTTGTATGTATCTGACATGACGCTTCACCCCAGCTTTGACGAGTATGAGTTACAGTCTGTAACCTGCGGCCAAGATGTTGTCCACGTGCCTGCGCACTTCCGCCGCCCGGTGGGAATAGGGATTTACGGTCATCCCTCTCACCTGGAGAGTGAGTTTGAAATGAAAGTATACTACGATCGAACAGTTGTGCAGTATCCGTTTGGCGAGGCTTCCTACAACCCCGAGGAGATGGAGGCAAACCAGAAATACTCAGAGTCTGCAGAAGACGAATCTCAGGACAAGGAGTCTGTTTTCTGGACTATACTTATTGGAATCTTGAAATTAATACttgaaattcttttttaa